A genomic stretch from Candidatus Nitrotoga arctica includes:
- a CDS encoding DUF1622 domain-containing protein, with the protein MVAGVSAAQAMDVRRFRQDFVDAIVLGLEFLVAGDIIQTVGVAPTLENVAVLAITVQIRTVLSMTLQVEIESRWA; encoded by the coding sequence TTGGTCGCCGGCGTTTCGGCCGCGCAGGCGATGGACGTTCGGCGCTTCCGGCAGGACTTCGTCGACGCGATCGTGCTCGGCCTGGAGTTCCTGGTAGCGGGCGACATTATCCAAACTGTGGGAGTGGCGCCGACACTGGAGAACGTAGCCGTGCTGGCGATCACCGTACAGATCCGCACGGTTCTCAGCATGACTTTGCAAGTCGAGATTGAAAGTCGGTGGGCGTGA
- a CDS encoding type II toxin-antitoxin system RelE family toxin, whose translation MAWTIDYAETAKAQLRKLDKQTARRIVDFMDERVAGRENPRDSGKALTGSLGGFWRYRVRDCRVICDIQDGVLRVLVVQVGNRREIYR comes from the coding sequence TTGGCCTGGACAATTGATTACGCGGAGACGGCCAAAGCGCAGCTACGCAAGCTGGACAAGCAGACGGCGCGGCGCATCGTTGATTTTATGGATGAGCGGGTCGCCGGACGGGAAAATCCGCGCGACTCAGGCAAAGCGCTGACCGGCTCGCTGGGTGGTTTCTGGCGTTATCGCGTGCGCGACTGCCGGGTGATTTGCGACATTCAGGACGGTGTATTGCGCGTGCTCGTGGTGCAGGTTGGCAACCGGCGCGAAATTTACCGATAG
- a CDS encoding ABC-F family ATPase → MLSTANITMQFGAKPLFENVSVKFGDGNRYGLIGANGCGKSTFMKILGGDLAQTSGNVMLDKGERLGKLRQDQFAFEDNTVSEVVMMGHAEMWEVMVERDAIYANPDASEEDYMHAANLEAKFAEFDGYTAEARAGELLNGVGIPQELHNGPMRAIAPGFKLRVLLAQALFADPEILLLDEPTNNLDINTIRWLEDLLNARKSTMVIISHDRHFLNSVCTHMSDLDYGKITTFPGNYDNYMLASLTVRTQLATDNARAKEKVAELKAFVARFSANASKSTQAQSRAKQIDKIKIEDIKPSTRQYPFIRFDYDEREKLHRIAVEVQKMSKGFDRPLFSNFNFRVEAGERVAIIGPNGIGKTTLLRCLAGGLEVDNGTIKWTDKANVGYFAQDHAHDFAKDEVLTDWMTYWRREGDDDQKVRSVLGRLLFSGDDVKKSVKVLSGGEKGRMMFGKLMLQRPNVLLMDEPTNHLDMESIESLNTALTEYKGTLIFVSHDREFVTSLATRILEITPQGVSDYHGTYEEYLRDQGVAT, encoded by the coding sequence ATGTTATCTACCGCTAATATCACTATGCAATTCGGCGCCAAGCCGCTGTTCGAAAACGTTTCTGTAAAATTCGGCGATGGCAATCGCTATGGCCTGATTGGTGCAAATGGCTGCGGCAAATCCACCTTCATGAAAATTTTGGGCGGAGATTTGGCGCAAACTTCCGGTAATGTAATGCTGGACAAGGGTGAACGCCTCGGCAAGCTGCGTCAGGACCAATTCGCCTTTGAGGACAATACCGTATCAGAAGTAGTGATGATGGGGCACGCCGAAATGTGGGAAGTCATGGTGGAGCGCGATGCAATCTATGCCAACCCGGATGCCAGCGAAGAAGATTACATGCACGCCGCCAACCTTGAGGCAAAATTTGCCGAATTCGATGGCTACACGGCCGAAGCACGCGCGGGCGAATTACTGAACGGTGTGGGAATCCCCCAGGAGCTGCACAATGGGCCGATGCGTGCGATAGCACCGGGTTTTAAATTACGTGTGCTGTTAGCTCAAGCACTGTTTGCCGATCCTGAAATTTTGTTGCTGGACGAACCGACCAACAACCTCGACATCAACACCATACGGTGGCTGGAAGACTTACTGAACGCCCGTAAAAGCACCATGGTGATCATTTCGCATGATCGCCACTTCCTGAACAGCGTGTGTACCCATATGTCCGATCTGGACTACGGCAAAATCACCACTTTCCCCGGCAATTATGACAATTACATGCTTGCCTCCTTGACCGTACGCACGCAGCTCGCCACCGACAACGCCCGCGCCAAGGAAAAGGTCGCGGAACTAAAAGCTTTCGTGGCACGCTTCTCGGCTAATGCATCAAAATCAACCCAGGCACAATCCAGAGCGAAACAGATTGACAAAATAAAAATCGAAGACATTAAGCCATCTACCCGCCAGTACCCCTTCATCCGCTTTGACTATGATGAGCGGGAGAAACTACATCGCATTGCGGTGGAAGTGCAAAAGATGAGCAAAGGTTTTGATCGCCCGCTATTTTCTAATTTTAATTTCCGTGTTGAAGCCGGTGAGCGCGTCGCCATCATCGGCCCCAACGGTATTGGAAAAACTACATTACTACGCTGCCTGGCGGGCGGCCTTGAAGTGGATAACGGCACCATTAAATGGACAGACAAGGCCAACGTCGGGTACTTCGCACAAGATCACGCACATGACTTCGCCAAAGATGAGGTACTTACCGATTGGATGACCTATTGGAGACGCGAGGGAGATGACGACCAAAAGGTACGCAGCGTTCTCGGACGTTTGCTGTTCTCCGGTGACGATGTCAAAAAAAGTGTAAAGGTGCTGTCCGGTGGCGAAAAAGGACGCATGATGTTCGGCAAACTCATGCTGCAAAGACCCAACGTATTGTTAATGGATGAGCCAACCAACCACCTTGACATGGAATCCATCGAGTCGCTCAACACCGCGCTGACTGAGTACAAAGGCACACTAATATTTGTAAGTCATGACCGCGAATTTGTAACTTCACTCGCTACACGCATTCTCGAAATCACCCCACAAGGTGTATCCGACTATCATGGTACGTATGAGGAATATCTGCGTGATCAGGGCGTGGCAACTTGA
- a CDS encoding class I SAM-dependent DNA methyltransferase — protein MNAVEIEEAISELALQPFNATEFPFEFLAAFGNKDTALKRLRTGNNNASDVPGGVLQRNNIHIAVCEGGTVGASLKALRASPATTKARAKFILATDGQTLEAEELTGGETIACAYPDFPNHFGFFLPLAGISTVKEIKDNPVDVRATGRLNKLYVELLRENPDWATDERRADMNHFMARLVFCFFAEDTDIFNGDGLFTHTIEQMSERDGSNTHEVLQAIFRAMNIKVAERDYAQPHLPNWANGFPYVNGGLFSGATDVPRFTRMARTYLIHAGNLNWQQINPDIFGSMIQAVADDEERGALGMHYTSVPNILKVLNPLFLDELRAQLAEAGDNKIKLLNLRKRMTRIRVFDPACGSGNFLVIAYKQMREIEAEINRRREEPHLGSEIPLTNFRGIELRDFPAEIARLALIIAEFQCDVLYRGQKDALAEFLPLDAQNWIVCGNALRLDWLGICRPTGTSVKVVADDLFGTPLDQAEIDFANEGGETYICGNPPYLGSTWQKDEQKADLQAIFANLTKNWKSLDYVAGWFMKAADYGTKTNVAAAFVSTNSICQGQQVPILWPLVFSTGNKIAFAHTSFKWANLASHNAGVTVAIVGISNQIGKLRKIFSMSDDGISLVKEVEHINAYLVPSINVIVEKAPRPLGELTEMLRGNMPYDGGHLLLAGDEVDALSLTPEQHARFIRRIYGSAEFIRGQERYCLWIEDTHLEEAMRIAPIRQRIDGVRTMRLASRDSGANEMAARAHQMREMNIGQRQTIVMPCVSSESRDYLPAGVVDENSTVTNLAFALYDAPLWNMALIASRLHLVWIGTVCGKLETRYRYSNTLGWNTFPVPLLTEQNKADLTVCAENILLAREVHFPATIADLYDPDNMPGNLRHAHERNDEVLERIYIGRRFKNDTERLEKLFELYTKMTAKVSI, from the coding sequence ATGAATGCAGTAGAAATCGAGGAAGCCATTTCGGAACTGGCCCTTCAGCCTTTCAATGCGACAGAGTTTCCGTTTGAGTTTCTGGCCGCTTTCGGCAATAAGGACACAGCCCTCAAACGCCTGCGTACTGGCAACAACAATGCTTCGGATGTGCCTGGTGGCGTGCTCCAGCGCAACAATATCCATATCGCCGTGTGCGAAGGCGGCACCGTGGGTGCTTCCCTCAAGGCCTTACGCGCCAGCCCCGCCACTACAAAAGCCCGTGCCAAATTCATCCTCGCCACCGACGGGCAGACCCTGGAGGCTGAAGAGTTGACTGGTGGCGAAACCATCGCCTGCGCCTACCCCGACTTCCCCAACCATTTCGGCTTCTTCCTGCCGCTGGCCGGTATCTCCACCGTCAAGGAGATCAAGGACAACCCCGTCGATGTGCGTGCCACGGGCCGCCTGAACAAATTGTATGTCGAACTGCTGCGCGAAAACCCAGACTGGGCCACAGACGAGCGCCGCGCCGACATGAACCATTTCATGGCCCGGCTCGTGTTCTGCTTCTTTGCAGAAGACACCGACATTTTCAACGGCGATGGCTTGTTCACCCACACCATCGAGCAAATGAGCGAGCGCGATGGCAGCAACACTCACGAGGTGCTGCAAGCTATCTTCCGCGCCATGAACATCAAGGTCGCCGAGCGCGACTATGCCCAGCCCCATTTGCCGAACTGGGCCAATGGCTTCCCCTATGTGAACGGCGGCCTGTTTTCCGGCGCGACCGACGTGCCGCGCTTCACCCGCATGGCGCGCACCTACCTGATCCATGCCGGGAATTTGAATTGGCAACAGATCAACCCGGATATTTTCGGCAGCATGATCCAGGCCGTGGCCGACGACGAAGAGCGTGGCGCATTGGGCATGCACTACACCAGCGTGCCCAACATCCTGAAGGTGTTGAACCCCTTGTTCCTGGACGAGCTGCGCGCACAGTTGGCTGAGGCGGGCGATAACAAAATCAAGCTACTGAACCTGCGCAAGCGCATGACGCGCATCCGCGTGTTCGACCCGGCCTGTGGTTCGGGCAACTTCCTCGTCATCGCCTACAAGCAGATGCGCGAAATCGAGGCGGAAATCAACCGCCGCCGGGAAGAGCCGCATTTGGGCAGCGAGATTCCATTGACCAATTTCCGGGGCATTGAGCTGCGCGACTTTCCGGCGGAGATTGCACGCTTGGCGCTCATCATTGCCGAGTTCCAGTGCGACGTGCTGTATCGCGGACAAAAGGACGCGCTGGCGGAGTTTTTGCCGCTGGATGCGCAGAACTGGATTGTTTGCGGTAATGCACTGCGGCTGGATTGGTTGGGTATTTGCCGACCTACGGGGACAAGTGTGAAGGTGGTCGCGGATGATTTGTTCGGCACACCGCTCGATCAGGCTGAGATTGATTTTGCGAATGAAGGGGGTGAGACGTATATCTGTGGCAATCCACCGTATTTGGGTTCCACTTGGCAGAAGGACGAACAGAAGGCGGATTTGCAAGCCATATTCGCCAACCTCACCAAGAACTGGAAGTCACTGGACTATGTGGCGGGCTGGTTCATGAAGGCCGCCGATTACGGCACCAAGACCAATGTCGCTGCCGCGTTCGTGTCCACCAACTCCATCTGCCAAGGACAGCAAGTGCCCATTCTTTGGCCGCTGGTTTTCAGCACCGGCAACAAAATTGCGTTTGCGCACACCTCGTTCAAATGGGCTAATTTGGCCAGTCATAATGCGGGTGTGACGGTGGCAATCGTGGGCATCAGCAACCAAATAGGCAAGCTGCGCAAGATTTTCTCAATGAGTGATGACGGTATCTCACTCGTCAAAGAAGTCGAACACATCAATGCCTATTTGGTGCCAAGTATCAATGTTATCGTGGAAAAGGCACCTCGCCCTTTGGGTGAGTTGACAGAAATGTTACGTGGCAACATGCCATATGATGGTGGCCATTTGCTACTCGCCGGTGATGAAGTCGATGCACTTAGCCTAACACCAGAGCAACATGCCCGTTTTATTCGCCGTATCTACGGCTCGGCAGAGTTTATTCGTGGTCAGGAACGCTATTGCCTATGGATTGAGGATACCCATCTTGAAGAAGCGATGCGCATTGCACCAATTCGCCAACGTATTGACGGCGTGCGAACAATGAGGCTAGCGAGCCGAGACAGCGGAGCCAATGAAATGGCTGCGCGGGCACACCAGATGAGGGAGATGAATATTGGGCAGAGGCAGACGATTGTTATGCCTTGTGTTTCATCAGAGTCACGCGATTATTTACCTGCGGGAGTCGTTGACGAAAACTCAACTGTTACAAATCTCGCTTTCGCCCTCTACGATGCGCCCCTCTGGAATATGGCGTTGATCGCCTCCCGCCTGCATCTGGTCTGGATTGGCACGGTCTGCGGCAAGCTGGAAACGCGTTATCGCTACTCCAACACCCTCGGCTGGAACACCTTTCCCGTGCCGCTGCTCACCGAACAAAACAAGGCTGACCTGACCGTCTGCGCCGAGAACATCCTGCTGGCCCGCGAAGTGCACTTCCCCGCCACCATCGCCGACCTGTACGACCCGGACAATATGCCGGGCAACCTGCGCCACGCCCACGAGCGCAACGATGAAGTGCTGGAGCGCATCTACATCGGCCGCCGTTTCAAAAACGACACCGAGCGGCTGGAAAAACTGTTTGAGCTTTATACCAAGATGACGGCAAAGGTATCGATATGA
- a CDS encoding helix-turn-helix domain-containing protein, which produces MAPRGKITLRQHVVEKKPALTITPEELLSLREKLHLSQTVFARYLRTNERTLEN; this is translated from the coding sequence ATGGCACCGCGAGGCAAGATCACCTTGCGCCAGCATGTAGTTGAAAAGAAACCTGCGCTCACCATCACCCCGGAAGAGTTGCTCAGTCTGCGGGAGAAGTTGCACCTGTCGCAAACCGTATTCGCCAGATACCTGCGTACTAACGAACGCACACTGGAAAACTGA
- the arsC gene encoding arsenate reductase (glutaredoxin) (This arsenate reductase requires both glutathione and glutaredoxin to convert arsenate to arsenite, after which the efflux transporter formed by ArsA and ArsB can extrude the arsenite from the cell, providing resistance.) codes for MIDITIYHNPGCGTSRNTLALIRDRGIEPRVIEYLKTPPSRAELVTLIAAIGKPVRDVLRRKDTLFEELDLDNPKWSDDELIDFMIANPILINRPIVVTPLGTRLCRPSESVLDILPQP; via the coding sequence ATGATTGACATAACTATTTATCACAACCCTGGCTGCGGCACTTCGCGCAATACTCTGGCGTTGATCCGCGATAGGGGTATTGAACCGCGTGTTATCGAGTATCTGAAAACGCCGCCTAGCCGCGCCGAACTGGTGACATTGATCGCAGCCATTGGCAAGCCTGTACGTGATGTGCTACGCCGTAAAGACACGCTATTTGAAGAGCTGGATCTGGATAATCCGAAATGGAGCGATGACGAACTGATCGATTTCATGATCGCAAACCCGATTCTGATCAACCGCCCGATCGTCGTAACACCATTAGGAACACGTTTGTGTCGGCCATCTGAATCTGTGCTGGATATCCTGCCGCAACCGTAG
- a CDS encoding HigA family addiction module antitoxin — MTQKLLDPIPPGEILLEEFMKPMGVSINALSRDVSVPPNRISEIVNGKRSITADTALRLGKYFGVSPEIWLDLQSDYDIRMAQRTVWPQIEPLVRAHTAKVLAPAPISQ; from the coding sequence ATGACTCAAAAATTACTCGACCCTATTCCCCCCGGCGAGATTTTGCTGGAAGAATTCATGAAGCCCATGGGCGTCAGCATCAATGCCTTATCAAGGGATGTAAGTGTGCCGCCCAATCGAATCAGTGAAATTGTGAACGGCAAGCGCTCGATCACTGCCGATACTGCATTGCGCCTTGGCAAGTATTTCGGCGTATCCCCGGAAATCTGGCTCGATCTGCAAAGCGATTACGACATCCGCATGGCACAGCGCACCGTCTGGCCGCAGATTGAGCCGCTTGTCCGCGCCCATACAGCAAAAGTGTTGGCGCCGGCGCCAATCAGTCAGTAA
- a CDS encoding redoxin domain-containing protein encodes MTNIHPVAPELQVSQWLNTLRSITLADLRGRVVVLHAFQMLCPGCVSHGLPQAAAIHETFPAADVAVIGIHSVFEHHSAMTPVALEAFLYEYHIRFPVAVDRPSTTGNIPHTMEAFNMRGTPTLILLDRQGRIRLNHFGRMDDLRVGATIGQLVSEAAIDPNSNQYQEQPAAGRVGCDNEECAISDNMGQASA; translated from the coding sequence ATGACTAACATCCACCCAGTAGCTCCGGAACTACAAGTATCTCAATGGCTCAATACACTACGTTCTATTACGCTTGCAGATTTACGCGGACGCGTGGTCGTATTGCACGCATTCCAGATGTTATGCCCTGGTTGTGTGTCACATGGTCTGCCACAGGCTGCGGCTATCCATGAAACCTTTCCGGCAGCAGATGTTGCCGTGATCGGTATTCACAGTGTCTTTGAGCATCACAGTGCAATGACACCCGTGGCTTTAGAGGCGTTCCTTTATGAATACCATATTCGTTTCCCCGTTGCTGTGGATCGACCATCAACAACAGGCAACATTCCCCACACGATGGAAGCATTTAATATGAGGGGCACACCCACGCTGATTCTTCTGGACCGGCAAGGCCGCATCCGACTTAATCACTTCGGTCGTATGGATGATTTGCGCGTTGGAGCAACGATCGGCCAACTGGTGAGTGAGGCTGCGATCGATCCCAATAGTAATCAATATCAAGAGCAACCTGCTGCAGGGCGCGTCGGTTGTGATAACGAAGAGTGTGCTATTTCTGACAATATGGGACAAGCGAGTGCATGA
- a CDS encoding thiopurine S-methyltransferase, with product MNIDTDYWRERWARSETGFHQKEINPHLQRFWSALNLASGSRVFVPLCGKSRDMLWLHGQGHEVVGVEISPLAVEAFFAESGLHASVTKHDTFNIYQTEGLRLYCGDFFQMTSEDVAGVSAVFDRASLIALPQPMRSAYAAHMQTILASGVKTLLVTFDYPQHEMQGPPFSVTEPEVRALYEKAGEVRLLYSADILDKEPRFRDKGITQLQEKIFLVTHNPP from the coding sequence ATGAATATAGATACAGATTATTGGCGCGAACGTTGGGCCAGAAGTGAAACAGGTTTCCATCAGAAAGAAATTAACCCGCACTTGCAGCGATTCTGGTCTGCACTGAACCTTGCTTCTGGCAGTCGTGTGTTCGTCCCACTTTGCGGCAAGAGCCGCGACATGCTTTGGCTGCACGGGCAAGGCCATGAAGTGGTTGGCGTGGAAATCAGTCCATTGGCGGTCGAGGCATTCTTTGCTGAGAGCGGCCTGCATGCGTCAGTCACAAAACACGACACCTTTAACATCTACCAGACAGAAGGACTCCGGCTTTACTGCGGCGATTTCTTCCAGATGACATCAGAGGATGTAGCCGGGGTGAGTGCAGTTTTCGATCGCGCCTCGCTCATCGCGCTACCCCAACCAATGCGCAGTGCCTACGCAGCCCACATGCAGACCATTCTGGCTTCCGGCGTAAAAACCTTGTTGGTCACCTTCGACTACCCACAGCATGAAATGCAAGGGCCGCCTTTTAGCGTAACAGAGCCTGAGGTAAGGGCGCTTTATGAAAAAGCAGGCGAGGTGCGCCTGCTGTATAGCGCGGACATTCTCGACAAGGAACCACGATTTCGCGACAAGGGTATAACCCAATTGCAGGAAAAGATTTTCCTTGTGACGCATAACCCACCTTAA
- a CDS encoding GIY-YIG nuclease family protein, whose translation MAEMDDDELLDALGVQVAPLKASSRTPREERIIAGFEDILRFHQANGRAPLHGEDRDIFERLYAVRLDQLRKLPEVQTLLAELDGPGLLSGGAAALADVDDLDEDALLAELGIGDKSANQDDITVLRHVRSSVEKRAAEEIADRTPCADFDKFQPLFEQVERELKAGVRQSRQFGRDSNFKVGNFFVLGGLLVYVAEQGDIFRTGNNEPDARLRVLYSNGTESNLLMRSLQRALYKDENARMLTGTDMGPLFGNTPEPDDIETGTIYVLHSLSSHPFVAEHRELIHKIGVTGGKIETRIAGAEKDATYLLADVEVVATYKLHNLNRIRLENVFHRLFGTAQLDLTIEDRFGNPVKPREWFLVPLHVIDEAVQRIRDGSITEVAYDPKTARLVG comes from the coding sequence ATGGCTGAAATGGACGATGACGAACTGCTGGATGCGTTGGGTGTACAAGTCGCCCCGCTCAAGGCCTCCAGCCGAACCCCGCGCGAAGAACGCATCATCGCTGGCTTCGAGGACATCCTGCGCTTCCATCAGGCCAATGGGCGCGCTCCGCTGCATGGCGAGGACCGTGACATCTTTGAGCGCCTGTATGCCGTACGCCTGGATCAGCTACGCAAGTTGCCAGAAGTGCAAACCCTGCTAGCTGAACTGGATGGCCCCGGCCTGTTGTCTGGTGGGGCAGCGGCCCTGGCAGATGTGGATGACCTAGACGAAGATGCCTTGCTGGCCGAGTTGGGTATAGGGGATAAATCCGCCAACCAGGATGACATCACCGTGCTGCGCCATGTGCGTTCCAGCGTTGAAAAGCGTGCAGCGGAAGAAATTGCCGACCGCACGCCATGTGCGGATTTTGACAAGTTCCAACCGCTGTTTGAGCAGGTGGAGCGGGAGCTAAAGGCTGGCGTTCGCCAGTCCCGCCAGTTTGGGCGTGATTCCAACTTTAAGGTGGGCAATTTTTTTGTCTTGGGCGGTTTATTGGTTTATGTGGCCGAGCAGGGTGACATTTTTCGCACGGGCAACAATGAACCCGATGCGCGCCTGCGCGTGCTCTACTCCAACGGCACCGAAAGCAATCTGTTAATGCGCTCTCTACAACGTGCGCTCTACAAAGACGAAAACGCCCGCATGTTGACCGGTACGGACATGGGGCCGCTGTTTGGCAATACGCCAGAACCAGACGACATTGAAACCGGAACCATCTATGTGCTGCACAGCTTGTCCAGCCATCCATTCGTCGCCGAGCACCGCGAGCTGATCCACAAGATCGGCGTGACTGGCGGAAAAATAGAGACTCGCATTGCTGGTGCAGAAAAGGATGCCACCTATCTGTTGGCCGACGTGGAGGTGGTCGCCACCTACAAACTCCACAACCTGAACCGCATTAGGCTGGAAAATGTCTTCCACCGCTTGTTCGGCACAGCACAGCTCGACTTGACCATCGAAGACCGCTTCGGAAATCCGGTGAAGCCAAGGGAATGGTTCCTAGTGCCGCTCCATGTGATTGACGAAGCGGTTCAGCGCATTCGGGATGGGTCAATCACCGAAGTGGCCTATGACCCGAAAACGGCTCGGTTGGTAGGTTGA
- a CDS encoding DUF6290 family protein: MNTRIQLETLNMATSIRLAPEIEQRLDYLASHTGRTKAYYLREIIEHGIEEMEDYYLAADVLERVRKGQEQVHSAADVRKDLGLDN; this comes from the coding sequence GTGAATACACGCATTCAACTGGAGACTCTTAATATGGCAACTTCAATTCGCCTTGCTCCTGAAATCGAGCAAAGGCTTGATTACCTCGCCTCCCATACCGGGCGCACCAAGGCGTACTATCTGCGCGAAATCATCGAGCATGGCATCGAGGAAATGGAGGACTATTACCTTGCCGCCGACGTGCTGGAGCGTGTCCGCAAGGGACAAGAACAGGTGCATTCCGCTGCTGACGTGAGAAAAGACCTTGGCCTGGACAATTGA
- a CDS encoding YqhA family protein encodes MLKAIEKWFEATLWNGRFVVVVAVVASMAAAIAIFYMATVDVVYLVGHILPYADSALTEEARKLLHDQTISHVVEVVDGYLLATFMLIFSLGMYELFVSDIDEAHGSKASSKILVIASLDDLKARLAKVILMILIVTLFEEALNMKISTPLDLLYLGGAIALIGASLFLTHKSEDNGKESNHSGD; translated from the coding sequence ATGTTAAAAGCTATCGAAAAATGGTTCGAAGCTACGTTGTGGAACGGACGCTTCGTGGTAGTGGTAGCTGTTGTGGCGAGCATGGCCGCTGCCATTGCGATTTTCTATATGGCCACAGTGGACGTGGTGTACCTTGTCGGCCACATACTACCTTACGCCGATTCCGCTTTGACCGAAGAGGCGCGCAAGCTTCTGCATGACCAGACCATCAGCCATGTGGTGGAAGTGGTGGACGGCTACTTGCTTGCCACCTTTATGCTGATTTTCTCGCTGGGCATGTATGAATTGTTTGTCAGTGACATTGATGAAGCACATGGCAGCAAGGCCTCCAGCAAGATTCTGGTTATCGCGAGTCTGGACGACCTCAAAGCGCGGCTGGCAAAGGTAATCCTGATGATCTTGATCGTCACCCTGTTCGAAGAAGCACTGAACATGAAGATATCGACCCCGCTCGACCTGCTTTATCTCGGCGGCGCCATTGCCCTGATCGGTGCTTCGCTGTTTCTGACCCACAAGTCGGAAGATAACGGAAAAGAAAGTAACCACTCTGGAGATTGA